The Rhopalosiphum maidis isolate BTI-1 chromosome 1, ASM367621v3, whole genome shotgun sequence genome has a segment encoding these proteins:
- the LOC113559119 gene encoding unconventional myosin-XVIIIa-like isoform X4, producing the protein MFTPALMRRRYGVTPSRSVSRSVSPLSYRSCHSTTEHRSEFNAKLLELLHENKLAETTADLAEEHSTVTMVSERLQFESAERQRLEKELLETQTVKTRLAETNEQLEMQLLCMRSTDPSLMSSSSSVAGTMSDDDSAVANSDKGDQYYRRRYERVCRELEYAKKRLQQQHNDDMEQLLAMKKQLEKKLAGVYEDVEEQRQIVAQWKRKVNKLNSESNDLKLMLEESNSRNNLLEKKQKKFDTELHSLQEELKKEKAQREKITREKDMAMSDKFSMEQTLSSVKLELELKEQKVVGLNRELQELTFSGNTEEEVAALKRSKHQLESKLKDQEEELDDLAGQVQLLEQVKTRLEMGLEQERKEHRRELAQREQENEETRCSAAKKIKALECEIENEHEERTALIRERHDLERRLVDSEDRERCRSMNDQEAIARLRRDMKKLKALLRDAQTVQEQRSDSQANRIAMRQLRNQLEDAESARDSALKARTLAETDLAEVTASLDEALSAKRTAEERAAGLARDKNHLQGQLDENEEELAEVLKKYRGTVQQLSAEQTVQQEQASRIAELDTDRANLQERLAELTFRLDNMETHGDPAGSLNLKRLQLRVTELESKLQLELTTRTRLEVQIARLKETVDRLESERETAQCKENAAQEAVRKMQRSLREARESMAERDSRESADVNRKRALEKRAEQAESEVSTVKSDLALALQRIDDLQAAMTGDLDDDDDDEFRSSSDDDDDDDGGDGDSDDSVTTFLANQGTRNTTILQQQKNVDPSN; encoded by the exons ATGTTCACACCGGCTTTAATGAGAAGACGATACGGCGTAACGCCGTCGCGATCGGTTTCGCGTTCTGTATCACCGTTATCATACCGGTCTTGTCACTCTACTACTGAACATAGGTCAGAATTTAACGCTAAACTTCTCGAACTCCTCCACGAAAATAAG TTAGCGGAAACAACTGCTGATTTAGCCGAGGAGCATTCCACAGTAACTATGGTGTCTGAGCGGTTACAGTTTGAATCGGCCGAAAGACAACGCTTAGAAAAAGAGTTATTGGAGACACAGACCGTTAAGACTCGATTGGCTGAAACTAATGAACAATTAGAAATGCAGCTGCTATGCATGAGGTCCACTGATCCTTCGTTGATGTCATCGTCGTCATCCGTAGCCGGAACCATGAGTGATGACGATAGTGCTGTAGCGAATAGCGATAAGGGTGACCAATATTATAGACGACGATATGAACGCGTTTGTCGAGAATTGGAATACGCTAAGAAGCGATTACAACAGCAGCATAATGACGACATGGAGCAACTATTGGCCATGAAAAAAcaacttgaaaaaaaa ttggcTGGTGTTTATGAAGACGTAGAAGAACAACGTCAAATTGTTGCCCAATGGAAACGAAAAGTTAATAAGCTAAATTCCGAATCAAACGACCTTAAACTCATGTTAGAAGAAAGTAACTCAAGAAATAATTTACTCGAAAAGAAACAAAAGAA ATTCGATACAGAGTTGCATTCATTACAAGAGGAGTTAAAGAAAGAAAAAGCTCAAAGAGAAAAAATAACCAGAGAAAAAGACATGGCTATGTCGGATAAATTTTCAATGGAGCAAACTTTGAGT AGTGTCAAATTAGAGTTGGAGCTCAAAGAACAGAAAGTCGTCGGTTTGAATCGCGAGCTGCAAGAGTTGACGTTTAGCGGTAACACCGAGGAAGAAGTCGCAGCACTCAAGCGATCCAAACACCAGCTGGAGAGTAAGCTCAAAGACCAAGAAGAAGAACTGGACGATCTAGCTGGCCAGGTACAGTTGCTGGAACAGGTGAAAACTCGCCTGGAGATGGGACTCGAACAGGAACGGAAGGAACATCGACGAGAGTTGGCTCAACGCGAACAAGAGAACGAGGAGACTCGGTGTTCGGCGGCGAAGAAGATCAAGGCGCTGGAATGCGAGATCGAAAACGAGCACGAAGAGAGGACGGCGCTGATCCGAGAACGTCATGACCTAGAGAGGCGCCTAGTCGACTCCGAGGACAGGGAACGATGTCGGAGCATGAACGACCAGGAAGCGATTGCTCGACTGCGGCGGGATATGAAGAAGCTCAAGGCGTTGCTCAGGGACGCACAGACGGTGCAAGAACAACGAAGTGACAGTCAGGCGAACCGCATAGCCATGCGCCAGCTGAGGAACCAACTGGAGGACGCGGAGAGCGCTAGGGACTCGGCACTCAAGGCCCGGACCCTAGCCGAAACCGATTTGGCAGAGGTGACAGCTTCGTTGGACGAAGCGCTGTCGGCCAAACGCACGGCCGAGGAGCGCGCGGCCGGCCTGGCGCGAGACAAGAATCACCTGCAGGGCCAGTTGGACGAGAACGAGGAGGAGCTGGCCGAGGTGCTGAAGAAGTACCGGGGCACGGTGCAACAGCTGAGCGCCGAGCAGACGGTGCAACAAGAGCAGGCGAGTCGCATCGCCGAGCTGGACACGGACCGGGCCAACTTGCAGGAGAGACTGGCCGAGCTGACGTTCCGATTGGACAACATGGAGACGCACGGCGACCCGGCCGGCTCGCTGAACCTGAAGCGGCTGCAGCTCCGGGTCACCGAACTCGAGTCCAAGCTGCAGCTGGAGCTGACCACCCGGACCCGGCTAGAGGTGCAGATAGCCCGACTGAAGGAGACCGTGGACCGGCTGGAGTCCGAACGCGAGACGGCCCAGTGCAAGGAGAACGCTGCGCAGGAGGCGGTGCGCAAAATGCAGCGGTCGTTGCGGGAGGCCCGAGAGTCGATGGCCGAACGGGATTCACGGGAATCGGCGGACGTGAACCGCAAACGGGCGTTGGAAAAGCGAGCCGAACAGGCAGAGTCTGAAGTGAGCACCGTCAAGTCCGATCTGGCTCTGGCGCTGCAGCGCATCGACGACCTGCAGGCCGCCATGACCGGCGATctggacgacgacgacgacgacgagttCCGGTCGAGtagcgacgacgacgacgacgacgatggcgGGGACGGCGACAGCGACGATTCGGTAACCACGTTCTTGGCCAACCAGGGCACGAGAAACACCACGATCCTACAGCAACAGAAA AATGTGGATCCAAGTAATTGA